A single uncultured Fretibacterium sp. DNA region contains:
- a CDS encoding thioredoxin domain-containing protein, with protein MIYRDLSTVPGTAGSTLSPPRNRLSDEPSPYLLQHADNPIGWYPWGDEAFEAARREDKPIFLSIGYSSCHWCHVMERECFSDPEVADLMNDTCVAIKVDREERPDLDGLFMDICHIQNGNGGWPLNLFLTPEGRPFFAATWLPKRTTGRMPGLTAILPRVKWLWSMQREDVIRGADSLAETLAAHLNFVSGGRVGTAAARSALSELQGLFDSQWGGFGFAPKFPAAPRLLFLLEQARSSVNSTQEREELLGMADLTLRRMWRGGIHDHLGGGFARYATDEQWLIPHFEKMLADQALLLLTAALAHEIRPDPFYRALAEDIVGCVQRDFTAPESCFRTSLDADSEEGEGRYYLWTEEEVRRLLPEGDRGLFCAAYAVLPGGNFGHEMTGMQTGQNILYEASTVAELSRRYGIRSTEAAERLARDRAILLEARSRRTPPAVDDKVLMDWNGLMIGALARASSAFEQPEWRLSAERAALFLQKALPDPRGSWRRRYRGGEAGIPALPGDYAALLWGVMEIHRAAAAAGARKKQLRDWLRCAETLGGKLLEEFWDPEGGGLFLSSSDDPNIFLRRKTASDDAIPSANALAAMGLAELSSALGERSYMKRAREIVACFARAAALRPLDHLSLIAASGMLRSVKAAEAEPEADEGREVPAEAAETQFEEASAPEPREDEGTPRGRPERSRRDRAAARSERRLSRTRRSGLRDR; from the coding sequence GTGATCTACAGAGACCTCTCGACCGTCCCGGGGACGGCGGGCTCCACCCTATCCCCGCCCAGGAACCGTTTGTCGGATGAGCCCAGCCCCTACCTGCTCCAGCACGCCGACAACCCCATAGGGTGGTACCCGTGGGGGGACGAGGCCTTCGAGGCCGCGCGTAGAGAGGATAAACCCATATTCCTCTCCATTGGCTACTCCTCGTGCCACTGGTGCCACGTCATGGAGCGGGAATGTTTCTCCGACCCCGAGGTGGCGGACCTCATGAACGACACCTGCGTCGCCATCAAGGTGGACCGGGAGGAACGGCCCGATCTGGACGGGCTCTTCATGGACATATGCCACATCCAGAATGGAAACGGAGGATGGCCCCTGAACCTCTTCCTGACCCCAGAGGGCAGGCCCTTCTTCGCGGCCACGTGGCTGCCCAAGAGGACGACGGGCCGGATGCCGGGCCTGACGGCCATCCTGCCGCGCGTCAAGTGGCTGTGGTCCATGCAGCGCGAGGACGTGATCCGCGGGGCCGACAGCCTGGCAGAGACGCTGGCCGCCCACCTGAACTTCGTCTCGGGGGGCCGGGTGGGCACCGCGGCGGCCCGAAGCGCCCTCAGCGAGCTCCAGGGGCTCTTCGACTCGCAGTGGGGCGGGTTCGGGTTCGCCCCAAAGTTCCCGGCCGCGCCGCGCCTCCTCTTCCTGTTGGAGCAGGCCCGGTCGTCCGTCAACTCCACGCAGGAGCGCGAGGAGCTCCTGGGCATGGCGGACCTGACCCTGCGCCGCATGTGGCGGGGCGGCATCCACGACCATCTGGGCGGCGGGTTCGCGCGCTACGCCACGGACGAACAGTGGCTCATCCCTCACTTCGAGAAGATGCTCGCCGATCAGGCCCTGCTGCTCCTGACCGCGGCGCTGGCCCACGAGATCCGGCCCGACCCGTTCTACCGTGCCTTGGCGGAGGACATCGTCGGGTGCGTGCAGCGGGATTTCACCGCCCCGGAGTCCTGCTTCCGGACGTCCCTCGATGCGGATAGCGAGGAGGGGGAGGGGCGCTACTACCTCTGGACGGAGGAGGAGGTCCGCCGGCTGCTCCCGGAGGGGGACCGCGGTCTGTTCTGCGCCGCCTACGCCGTCCTGCCCGGCGGGAACTTCGGACACGAGATGACGGGGATGCAGACGGGGCAGAACATCCTCTATGAAGCCTCGACCGTCGCGGAGCTGTCGCGGCGCTACGGGATCCGATCGACCGAGGCGGCGGAACGCCTCGCCCGGGACCGGGCCATCCTTCTGGAGGCTCGCTCCCGGCGCACGCCGCCCGCAGTGGATGACAAGGTGCTCATGGATTGGAACGGCCTCATGATTGGGGCCCTGGCCCGCGCCTCCTCGGCCTTCGAGCAGCCGGAATGGAGGCTCTCCGCCGAACGGGCCGCCCTGTTCCTTCAAAAGGCCCTGCCGGACCCCAGGGGCAGCTGGCGGCGGCGGTACCGCGGCGGGGAGGCGGGGATTCCCGCCCTCCCAGGGGACTACGCGGCGCTGCTGTGGGGGGTCATGGAGATCCACCGCGCAGCCGCCGCCGCCGGGGCGCGAAAAAAACAGCTGCGGGACTGGCTGCGCTGCGCCGAGACCCTGGGGGGCAAGCTCCTGGAGGAGTTCTGGGACCCCGAGGGCGGGGGACTGTTCCTCTCCTCCTCGGACGACCCCAACATCTTCCTGAGGCGCAAGACGGCGAGCGACGACGCGATTCCCTCGGCCAATGCCCTGGCGGCCATGGGGCTGGCCGAGCTGAGCTCCGCCCTGGGTGAACGAAGCTACATGAAGCGGGCCCGTGAGATCGTCGCCTGTTTCGCCCGTGCCGCCGCGCTGCGCCCCCTGGATCATCTCTCCCTGATCGCAGCCTCGGGGATGTTGAGATCGGTCAAGGCAGCGGAGGCGGAGCCCGAGGCGGACGAGGGAAGAGAGGTCCCTGCGGAGGCTGCCGAAACCCAATTCGAGGAGGCCTCCGCGCCGGAGCCCCGTGAGGACGAGGGGACGCCCCGCGGCCGGCCGGAGCGGTCCCGGCGGGATCGGGCGGCGGCGCGGAGCGAACGCCGCCTCTCCCGGACCCGCCGGTCGGGATTGAGGGACAGATAG
- a CDS encoding HAD family hydrolase — protein sequence MIKLMIFDHDMTIVDSSHAILAGLNLVAEAVGRPKATLAQVMRCIAMPMREFMIGTLGDFRPEWMDLYRDKVAPLEHSMIHPFPETRTILPRLREMGLTLAVASNRNAPRTSMERSGTADYFDAIVGPSDHLPYKPDPGMLLSLMDRFGVPAARTVYVGDSDIDVKTALAAGTRAIGAAQGNFTKDQLLELGAWRAVGSLDELPGIVEEDGRE from the coding sequence ATGATCAAACTGATGATTTTCGACCACGACATGACGATCGTGGACTCGAGCCACGCCATCCTGGCGGGGCTCAACCTTGTGGCCGAGGCGGTCGGCCGTCCCAAGGCCACTCTCGCCCAAGTGATGCGGTGCATCGCCATGCCCATGAGGGAGTTCATGATCGGCACCCTGGGCGACTTCCGGCCCGAGTGGATGGACCTGTACCGCGACAAGGTCGCACCGCTTGAACACTCCATGATTCATCCCTTCCCCGAGACGAGGACGATTCTGCCCCGCCTTCGGGAGATGGGGCTGACCCTTGCCGTCGCCTCGAACCGGAACGCCCCGCGAACGTCCATGGAGAGGAGCGGAACGGCCGATTATTTCGACGCGATCGTCGGCCCCTCGGACCACCTGCCCTACAAGCCCGATCCGGGGATGCTTCTGAGCCTCATGGACCGTTTCGGCGTCCCTGCGGCTCGGACCGTCTACGTCGGGGACTCCGACATCGACGTCAAAACGGCCCTTGCCGCGGGGACGCGGGCTATCGGTGCGGCGCAGGGCAACTTCACGAAGGATCAGCTCCTGGAGCTGGGGGCGTGGCGCGCCGTCGGGTCCCTTGACGAGCTGCCCGGGATTGTGGAGGAGGATGGGAGGGAATGA
- a CDS encoding diacylglycerol kinase, producing the protein MRRYAPWKRLYNATAYSLSGLFQAFRQEQAFEYEAVVFFFLCALLLHLRPPLPRALAVIGGWMAVMALELVNSAVERAFDLIDRNYRAEIKAGKDMLSAAVFLAIAFNVLLWAALIFQPRV; encoded by the coding sequence TTGAGACGTTACGCCCCGTGGAAACGCCTCTATAATGCCACCGCGTACTCCCTGAGCGGCCTTTTTCAGGCATTCAGGCAGGAGCAGGCCTTCGAGTACGAGGCTGTGGTGTTCTTCTTTTTGTGCGCCCTGCTGCTTCACCTGCGGCCTCCGCTGCCGCGTGCCCTGGCCGTGATCGGGGGCTGGATGGCTGTGATGGCCCTCGAGCTGGTCAACAGCGCGGTCGAAAGGGCCTTTGACCTGATCGATCGAAACTATCGCGCCGAGATCAAGGCGGGGAAGGATATGCTCTCCGCAGCCGTGTTCCTTGCGATCGCGTTCAACGTCCTCCTCTGGGCGGCGCTGATCTTCCAGCCCCGCGTCTGA
- a CDS encoding 5'-nucleotidase C-terminal domain-containing protein, protein MKKRLLRGFALSICLLMVACAAYARDGEVTLYTLNHLQSHLLPVKASAKRSLPAMGGLCAAAGIVNEDMKKNVNPIFVATGEAVAGTMWRYFKGKPEMTALERAGIAVNSLGKHEFDYGLRHLKAALSVSRVPVVISNLVTQDPELQSSLRKNVVLQAGDMKVGFFGLLSPAVMRLTNRPEGVSFDPDFNTVAREMVDDLRRKGADVIVLLSGLYENESIALARSVAGIHVITGCGAPLKQTDEPILIEDPEGDPTLLIWSGLGGQFVGRLGVRMKDGRLDTGGTSWELIPVLGRAISDPGVLEVALEYEDKLARALSRVLGSFEHPLDTRSKTLRTGEAPIGNFITDSMRFKASSDVALINSGGIRGGAIYPAGEFSERTLADILPFGDRIFVLTLTGKELRWVLEVSASALIADETDDYNPMRRLHNGSFLQVSGLKAVYDLSRPPTIMKDDRVLTLGSRLESLLVLKDGGWEEVMDEGTYTVATTGWMVNGGDGEKYEVLRRAPRVETPYLDTDAFAEYLSVDCRGRADPREEGRITLTGRKGERTL, encoded by the coding sequence ATGAAAAAACGACTGCTCCGAGGGTTTGCCCTGTCGATCTGTCTCCTCATGGTGGCGTGTGCCGCGTACGCCCGCGATGGAGAGGTCACCCTTTACACACTCAATCATCTTCAAAGCCACCTCCTGCCCGTCAAGGCATCGGCAAAGCGGTCGCTTCCCGCTATGGGCGGGCTGTGTGCGGCCGCGGGAATCGTGAATGAGGACATGAAGAAGAACGTCAACCCCATATTCGTCGCAACGGGCGAGGCCGTCGCGGGGACGATGTGGCGTTATTTCAAGGGTAAGCCCGAGATGACCGCGCTCGAGAGGGCTGGAATCGCGGTCAACTCGCTTGGCAAGCACGAGTTCGACTACGGCCTGAGGCACTTGAAGGCGGCGCTTTCCGTGTCCCGCGTCCCCGTCGTCATCTCGAACCTCGTCACCCAGGACCCCGAGCTGCAGAGCTCCCTGCGGAAGAACGTCGTGCTGCAGGCGGGCGACATGAAGGTAGGTTTTTTCGGACTCCTCTCCCCCGCCGTCATGCGGCTGACCAACCGGCCCGAGGGGGTCTCGTTCGATCCGGACTTCAATACCGTGGCCCGGGAGATGGTGGACGATCTGAGGCGGAAGGGCGCCGACGTCATCGTCCTTCTCAGCGGCCTTTACGAGAACGAGAGCATTGCGCTGGCCAGGTCGGTGGCGGGGATACACGTCATCACGGGATGCGGGGCGCCCCTCAAGCAGACCGACGAGCCCATCCTCATCGAGGACCCGGAGGGCGACCCTACCCTCCTGATCTGGAGCGGCCTGGGGGGACAGTTCGTGGGGCGCCTGGGCGTCAGAATGAAGGACGGCCGGCTGGACACCGGAGGGACCTCCTGGGAGCTGATCCCCGTCCTGGGTCGGGCAATATCCGATCCCGGGGTGCTGGAGGTTGCCCTCGAGTACGAGGACAAGCTGGCGCGCGCCCTCAGCCGCGTGCTTGGGAGCTTCGAGCACCCGCTCGATACCAGGAGCAAGACGTTGAGGACCGGGGAGGCGCCCATCGGGAACTTCATCACCGACAGCATGCGCTTCAAGGCCAGCTCGGACGTGGCCCTGATCAACAGTGGAGGGATCCGCGGGGGCGCCATCTATCCCGCGGGGGAGTTCTCGGAACGGACCCTCGCGGACATACTGCCTTTCGGAGACCGGATCTTCGTGCTGACCCTGACGGGTAAGGAACTGCGCTGGGTGCTGGAGGTCTCCGCGTCGGCCCTTATCGCGGATGAAACGGACGATTACAACCCCATGAGACGTCTCCATAACGGCTCGTTCCTCCAGGTATCCGGACTCAAGGCCGTCTACGACCTGTCCAGGCCCCCCACCATCATGAAGGACGACCGCGTGCTCACCCTGGGGAGCCGTCTGGAGTCCCTTCTCGTCCTCAAGGACGGCGGATGGGAGGAGGTCATGGATGAGGGGACCTACACCGTGGCTACCACGGGCTGGATGGTCAACGGGGGCGACGGGGAGAAGTACGAGGTGTTGAGGCGCGCCCCCCGCGTCGAGACCCCCTATCTCGATACCGATGCCTTTGCCGAATACCTGAGCGTCGATTGCCGGGGGAGGGCGGACCCCAGGGAGGAAGGGCGCATCACCCTCACCGGGCGCAAAGGGGAGCGGACTCTTTGA